TAAGTCTTTATCATCATAAAATAATCTACTTTGTCAAATAACATTACAAAACAGAGAGAGATATTTGGATGCAATGTTATGGGCAAACAAACGCCAAGGTTTCATTCGAATGCTTAAGGTATGCAATCAAATTTATGCTTGATGACATTCTCCTAACATTCTACTTGTGTGGGTTTGTTTCTATTAATCCagccaaaaagaaaaataaaagtaatGACCAACTCTTTCGATTCCCACCTTTCTTAGAACTTGtcctatataatattataatatagtatggacatataatattataatactaTGAATTAAACTCCTATATAACAAAAGAAAACCTCTCTTAGGGTTATAAAAAATCATGTGGCCCGTGGACCCCATTAAGCTTGACAGCTCTTAAATATCAATCAAGAAAATAATAACTGTAGTTAGTATTACTAATGATTGATTTTTTagatgaaatcaagaaaacttaTTAATAACTATAGTTAGGATTGCTGATGATTGATTTAGATGAAATGGTGATATATTTGTATTGCCGACGGATTGACAGTGATTTAAGTTTAAATTAGGAATAATATACCGATCGGACCTAAATCAATCTATATTTTTTTGTCTTCTTCCGATGAAACGAGTTGTTACATGAGATCCCTGCGTATATGCGAgccgaagggagagagagaggcaggcTTTTGGGCTTCAACCAGACGGTCTGGAACTCAACTTGGGCTCACTCACCGGCATGTTTGACTCCGGCCGTCGTCCATCTCGTGCCACCGTTCTCAAGAACAGTGTGACAGCTTTTACCATCCCTCTTCTTCTCAGTGCGGTGCCATGCAGACCCTCCGTGGGAGGGAGAGACGACCCTACCAAAGGTTAAACAGTCCTCCGGTCGAACCATATGATTGATGCGGGCCCCCATATCTGGCCACTTCATGTTTTGGCGTGTCCTTCGGTGCTCTCTGAACAGGAAAAGGGAGAAAGGAAGTCATGTTTCTTCTTCCTCGATACCCAGTTTTAccgtctctctctttctcttgctttggTTGGTCCCATCACAGTTTATTGATCCTACCAGTTATGAGCTGCAGCATCATCTCTTGTATGGGGGCCAAAGGGGGAAAGAGAGGTGGAGGAGAGCATAACTTTTATCTACAGAAGCTTTGAACTTTccactctctttctttttctttccgtcTCTCCTTTGGATCGCTTTTGTTCTCTTCTTGAGGTCATCCCTTCCTTCGATTCCCCTCTCcttttctctccctctctctattTATATCTCTGGTTCACATGTACAAATGCACATACAAGATGGATATTTTCTTGGAATGAGAAGGCCCAACAGCATGCACTTGTCTGCTCTGTATTGCTGGGATCAGATCGCTTTGCTGTTCCATCTGTCGATGTTGTTGCGTCTCTCCAAATTTGAGCTGAAAAAAatccaattttttttaaagatcgaTTTCTCGTATCTGCTTTCTTGATAGTTGAACAGTTTGAGGTGAAACCCtgaaggagaaagaggaggaattCGAATGGCAGGGATGGATCCGTCCAAGTACGCGCACAGCCCAGCCCACAAGGCTGTGCTCGCGCGCGATTACGCCGGCCTCAAGCGCGTGCTCGCGGCGCTGCCCCGCCTCGCCGACCCCTCCTCCATCCGCACCGAGGCGGCGTCGTTcgcggaggaggagaaggccgAGGCTATCTCCGCCGTTGTCGACCGTCGCGATGTCCCCGACCGGGAGACGCCGCTCCACCTCGCCGTCCGCCTCGGCGACGCTGCCGCCGTCGAGATGCTAATGGCCGCTGGCGCGGACTATAGCCTGCAGAACGAGCAGGGGTGGAGCGCGCTCCAGGAGGCCATCTGTGCCCGCGAGGAGAACCTCGCCAAGATCATCATCCGCCATTACCAACTGCTCGCCTGGGCCAAGTGGTGCCGCCGGCTGCCGCGTGTGGTCGCCACCATGCGCCGGATGCGGGACTTCTACATGGAGATCACCTTCCACTTCGAGAGCTCCGTGATCCCCTTCATCTCCAGGATCGCCCCCTCCGACACCTACAAGATATGGAAGCGGGGCTCGAACCTGCGGGCCGACATGACGCTGGCCGGATTTGACGGCTTCCGGATTCAGCGCTCCGACCAGAGCATCCTCTTCCTCGGGGACGGATCGGAGGACGGGAAGGTGCCGCCGGGGTCCCTGTGCGTGATCTCTCACAAGGACAAGGTGGTGATGAGCGCTTTGAACGGAGCGGGCACGCCCCCCACGGAGGCGGAGGTCCAGCAAGAAGTCGCTGCGATGTCCCAGACGAACATTTTCCGGCCGGGGATCGACGTGACGCATGCCGTGCTACTTCCGCAGCTGACGTGGAGGAGGCAGGAGAGGTCGGAAATGGTCGGGCCGTGGAAAGCGAAGGTGTACGAAATGCATCACGTGATGGTGAGCATGAAGTCCCGGCAGGTGCCGGGAGCCATGACGGACGAGGAGTTCTTCTCGGCATGTGATGACAACGATACCGAGAGCGAAGAGTTCGAGGATGTCTTGACGGAGGAGGAgcggaagcagctggagagtgcgCTCAAAGTAAAATCCCCGGACATGCTCGACCAAGTCCACTCAGATGCCTATGTTGCTCGCCGGCATAGTTGCAACGAGCCGAGGGAGAGGGCCGTCGAGGATGCTTGTAGTAGTAGCAGCAGTAGAAATAGTGAGAATAGACAAGACAGGAGAAGCTGGTTTGGTAACTGGGGAAAGAGGGGCAGCAATCACAACCAAGATGGGCAGAGGAAGGCTGTGCCTCCAAGCGTTATCCTCGTTGATTCTCCACCTGGGCATCAGAGTAGGCCCGAAAGGCGTTCGATAGAAGTCGTGAAAAGGCCTGCAACGAGCAAAGAGAGCGAGTACAGAAAAGGCTTGAGGCCTATTCTGTGGCTTTCTCCTGATTTCCCACTGCAGACGGAAGAGCTATTGCCTCTTCTCGACATTCTAGCGAACAAGGTCAAGGCAATTCGTCGACTGAGGGATCTTCTTACGACGAAGCTCCCTCCTGGAACATTTCCGGTGAAGGTATGGGTTTCTCCTACCACACATTCTTCTCATTCCATGAGTCGCTTGTGCATTATGTGAGGGTAGTCTATGAATGCATGCAGGTTGCAATTCCAGTTGTGCCTACCATCCGTGTCCTGGTTACCTTCAGCAAGTTCGAGGAGCTACAGCCATTGGAAGAGTTCTGGACACCTCCCTCAAGCCCTGAGAGCAAGACCCCAGAAACACAGGCATCAAGCTCCTGGATTCAATGGATAAAGGCGCCCTATCGTCAAGCTTATGCCGCCTCACCAGGGCCAGGTAGCCGTGTGGAGGACGTACAAGATCCGTTTGGGATTCCACCTGATTACACTTGGACTACTGCTGAAGCCAGAAGGAAGAAGACGCAGGAGGGTACGAGCAAATCGAAGCAGGTGAAGGGCCGGAATCGGTGAATGGTCGACGATCCATTCCAACAGCTGATGACAAGGTGGCCTGTCCATGCGCTAAGATTTGTTGGAATATTCTTTTGCAAGTTGAACTCTATTTCTTGGGCAGGCGGTGATTTAAAGATCTTGAAAATTTTTAGGTTCATTGTCATGTCATGCTAATGAGGAATTCTCCTCTGTTACTTCTTACTTATTGCCTCAACTCTGAAGAAGCTGGCTTAATCTCCACCATTGTCATTCCTTAAAGTAAACCCACAGGTGGGGCTCTCGAGATCCTACTTAGCCTTCACGCAGTTATTTATATGACACAACAGGAAGACATGGTGAGGACTCTTTCTATTTCTCATGGTCGTAGGGTTGGTTATCTTTTACTTTCCATGAAGTTACTAAGATCCAACAACCTAATGTCCAAAAGATTTTTCTCCACTCATCTTCCATATTGAAAGTGAGTACTGACATCAACCACTTCACAGCTCAAATCTTGATGACCCATTAAAGCTAAAGACAGCAAGATGGAACAGCTAATGTGATCTATCGATCCGAACGATGATACAAGATAACCATGAACCAGGATCTTCAAAATTACTTTGCTCCTAAACAAAACAGAGAGCTCGTATGTTTGTGCCATTGGACAAATCATTATTATGCTTATAGAACAGAAACATGATGGTCCAAAGAGTTCCAATGGATACCTGCAGTTCATCACCTTGTAGGAATGTTGAACACGATCGTGCAATGCTCAAGTGATCAACATAGTTGATTCTGGATAGTTCGATGCAAGTCTCCCAAATCTAAATCTTGTGGCTGCCTCATTGATGTGCATCTTCTCAAGCGTTACAAAATGATTGCAGACTTTTGTTGTAATCCAAGCTTTCGTGGAAAGACCTACCAGAGCAACATCACCTGCTCCTTTTATGAGAACAATAGACCTCTTGGAAGCTTTTTGACAtcatacataataataataataatactaatttgAGATCGACTTTTGTGGTtattaagatatataaaaaagtatatatttaattaagtttaaAATACTTAAGTATTTATTTATGATTCCTATTaagatatttttagatttttctttaTTACTCTTCATcctaataatattaattatctcaCCTTTTATTACTATAGAGATCTCGTAAGTATATACTTATTtcatttaaatgattttctctcatcttatcctttattaaaataatatctaattatttacgaataaaaatatattttttatttttcctagtaATTCCACACATTCGTCTCATCTTAACAACATAAAtcttttgtatatattattttttaattattcaacAAACTTTTTGACATTATATGTTGCATAGCAAAAATTTGTTTATCTTGTAAGCATTACACCATATATTTACCAGGAAAGAGACACTAACAAAGAATCATAAACTTGAACTTTCAATGACAAATTCTAACTTTTAATTGTAAATCTTGGTATCTTCAATCACAACAAACAATATATTCCATCTCATGTACGGAGTATCAATTTATATTAGAGTGTTTTAGTTAGTGCTTATAGCAAACAATAATATATGATGATTAGTCAGAAAGAATAATACCCTTTGCAGCATACCTCTGTCATAGACAGGATAAATGCACCTGGAACATGATCCATTTTGCTAGATTTCCTGCAGAGAATTACTGAAAGAAGGTTTGTGGCAAGGATTTATTAATGTCTCATAGCAATTCAGTAACAAAATACCTTGCCTATAAcaattcatataaaatattcTTTCAAAATGGATGGGCAAACATATTAACATCCATGACAAGAAAGGTAAGATTTTGGCAGTTTTTGGTGTATCTCTATAGAGAGATTGCATCTCCTCATGCATAAATGTTGCAGCACTTGGCAATGAACATTGTCAGAATCCTGTAAGTCTTCCATCTTTACTTCTATGAGTATGATGGCTATATATCATCATGCTTAAAAAACGTTTTGAACAGTTACCACAGTTAATAAGCAAGCCCAACGCTTAATAGTCCAAATCATATTGAGTTGAGTTTTGCCATTAAAATACATTGACAAAATAAAATCTTAAAACCTTGTGCAAGACCAGATATGCATGTAAGTTCAAGAAATGAAGAAAAGCACTTAGGCATAAAGAATGCCAATACCCTACTTCTTGATCTGCTTAAAACAAACAAAGAACATGACAGACAGAAAGTGTAAGAAACCAAGAGAACTTGTATCTCATAAAAAGTATTGCTCCGACATTGCACATAACATAGCATTATAGTCCATTAAAAATCTTCTTCCCTGGCCTATTAGTTAACTCTCTCGACCAAGAAATCCCTGCAGGTTTCCTGGTTAGCTTTCGTTGATAAAGATATCTTTCTCTTGCATTCAAATCTCAACATCAATTACCTAGAACGAAACAGAAAAatcagtagtttatatattaCCAAGTCCTTAGTCTCCTTATCAAAGATCCTTGTTCAAATTGTACCTCCACCTGAGGACCATATCACCATTTCCAAGCTATAGAAGGTATAAGAAACTAGGAAGAATTAGATGACAAGCAAGTGATTAAACAAAGAGCTTCTTACATAATGCCCATAAGGAaaatatgtttttgaaaattGAGCCAACTAAAGTTTTAAATACTGATCTAATACCAATTTTGATAATTAGTCAGAGAAAGGTGAAATAAAACCAAGCAATATACCCACCTGGAACATCCAGTATcgctgaaaatataataaaaatgtagTATGCCAAGTGGTACCACATTCTATGGCCCATTACTCGTACCTTGTCAGACCATTAAATCATGATCCATATGTACCAGTCCAATCATATTTAAATTCACAGATTCATCTTTAGCCCAGTATacctaaataatatttatttagatCATTTAAAATTCAATGTAAATGAATAATGCATCCCCAAGGTATATTCGTCATGTCAGCAGCTGTAAGTGTATATGTATGTCAAATGATGTCATAGATTAGCCCCTTACACTGGTAGATTAGTCCCAATGAAAAATCTAGAGAAGGTGAATGATCAGAGTTCCACTGGTAGGTTATAATTTATTGTAGAGCATGATAAAGTAAAGAGTTATCGGAGAATTAACAAGATGAGAATTCAAGACCTGAACATTTCATTATGTACTTTTCTCTttacaaaaaaaatcatgtaataattaaaaaatgCACTAGAAAGAGCTTCCTACTATGTTAACATGTTGAATTAAATAAACATATATTAGCATGGTTGAAAAGATCCATGCAGGCAACCTCATATAATTGGGGTTTACATGTCCAATAAAACAATATAGAGAAGGTGAATGATCAGAATACCACTGGTAAGTCATAATTCATTGTGGAGCATGATAAAGTAAATTAAAAAGCTGAGAATTCAAGACCTGAACTTTTCATTATGCACTTTTCTCTTTACAAAGAAAAGTCATTTAACCAATTCAAATAAGTTTCTATCTAAGAAGAAAAATGCACTTGAAAGAGTTTCCTACTTTGTTAACATGTtgaaattgaaaaaaaatatattagcatAGTTGAAAAGATCCATGCAGGCAACCTCATAAAAATGAGGCATCAtggcttcttcttattcttcttattgATGTCGTTGGGGATAAAAAAAAGCTAAATTCTATACACATATGAAGAACATGATAAGTCGAAACTCTTTGTCAGCTAATATCCAAAGAGCATCATAGGTTTGCCATCTGCATGTTTTAATTATGAATTCTAGATATGCATGAGAAAGAAACAGCTATATAAGcataccaattgaagaacttctAAAATTAAGGGATAGGCTTACATCACCACAACAATTAATATAGACACTAGAGTAGATAATTCGGTGCATATCCTCAAACTTGATAATTAATTAGTCAATTTTCCAGGAAATTAATAAGGTAAGAGAAAAGATTCTCCAATATGTAACACAAGATTGAGAAAAATTACCAGCGAACAATTTGGTCATTCCTTGGAAATTGCTGACACGCTCTCAGAAAGAGCATTTGTGACTTCAAAAATTTATCACCTTCTAAACAATAATTGGCTACATTGTTAACTTCCCCACAGGTTCATCTCCAATCCCATAATCAACACTCAGTTCCCTTAATGGAGGTATGTTCTCCATGGCGAAGATCATAACATGCGGATATAATACATTATTGTGATCAAATAGCACATATTGCACAAACACATTTGGGCTACAACTATGGCTCAGATAACAAGCTACATTCCTTGATCGTGAAACATCTATTGAGAAGTTCAGGCCTGGCAAGCATGGAAAGTTTGGTGACACATAATTGGGTAAGACATCAGAGATGTCTCCCCATTCCACCCATCTTCCTGGAAACTGGCCAGGATGCACCAAACAGTGGCCTTTTGTGGATAGGATTTCAGTTTGCTGCCTAGTTAGCACAATGCCACTAAATTCACAAACAAATTCCCCAGCCTGAATCAAATCCAATGATCTCACTCCCCACCCTGTCTCTTTTGATCGGAACACCTCCAACTGATGCCTCACACCTTTCTGGCTCACCCGGTTGGGACAATTCGGTGGGCACTGGCACAAGGTGCCACACTCATAAATTAATGGCTTCCCCCTCGATAGAATCCCATGTCTACCATATGCAAATTCTCCACCATTTTTCTGGGCACAGTAGCAGCTGGCTGAGCAATTGGAGATGCATTCACACCCATTTCCTGCATCAGCATTTGCCTTCCCTTGAAATGCTTCGACAGGAAAAACTGGACTAGTGAGATACTCAAAGAGCAATGGTTCTCGGTCATCGTCAATATCATTAAACAAAGAAACAGGAAATTTCTCCTTCCCCATCGAGATATCGAGACTCAAGTAACCGGCTGGCCTCATACTCAATGGATTCACTTTTAAATCCTCAGCAAGCTTGAGAATCCCACTGCCCATCTCTTCCTGGCCTTCAATTCTCAAAAGCTTGTACTTGTATATGCCGAACCCTGATTTGCCTACATCCATCCAGCAATTGACAATCTTGTAAAGCCCATCGTAGACATAAATCTTTCCGATGGGGCTGCGATTGGACTTTATACCACGAATGACTCGAATTTCAATACCATACTTCATGCTCCGTTCCAGTGCAAGATTTCCCCCTTCCAGCTTCTGGTCAGTGCAATGCTTAAACATGCTGGGACCGCGGCCACCATGGCCAGTGTAGACCAGCACAAGCCCActgtcctcgtcatcctcgtAGCCACCAGATACAATAATGCTGGTGGCTATCGGCTCGCCGGTAGAGCTCCGGCTAGCTGGAACATAGTCAATCCCAGCCTGGCTCTGGCCATGCAAGCCGAGCACGCATAGCTCCATGCGAAAGAAGAAGACATCGCCGATGGTGATCCCGGGGATCGCGCCGATGATCCTCCTGTCTCGGTTAAGCCAGAGGTCGCGGTCGCCCATCAGGGTGGCGGCCTTGAGGTCGGCGCGGCTCCTCTTGCCCCAGATCGCCTCGAAGGCGTCGCCTTTGTTCTCGTCCCGGAGGAGGAGGGAGCGGAGAGAGTCAAACGTGCTGCGGGTCCGGCGGACAACGTCGCGGAAGTAGAGCCGGTCGCGGAGGCCGAGGGTGGAGGCGCGGACCATATCCGCCGACCGGATCTTCCGCTTCTTGCGGGCGACGACGGCGGAAGAGTTGGCGGCCCGCGTCGGCGCGAGCGTGGGGGCGGTGACGAGGGAGAGGTGGTGGTGGTCATCGCcggaggcagcggcggcggcaaaGAGGCGGGCGAGGCGGAGGTACTCGGCGAAGAGGGCGGCTCTCTCATCGTCGACGGCGTCGTGGTTGGGGCTAGGGCTCGGACCGGAAGTGGAGTGAAGGGGGTCGAGTAGACCGATCGGGCCGGGCAAAGCCGGGTGGTGATCGGGCGGCTCGGGTTTGGGCTCGACCTTGGGGAACGGCGCGAGGTTGAGGTTGAGGTCCGGGAACGGGGCGGGAGGCGGCGACGAGGGGGTCATCGCAGGAATGCAGCAAATCTCAGGGACCTCAACTTAATTTCGTCGAACAGGAgtggggaggaggagaaggagcagACAAGTGGCCGGCCATGGCGAGGGGCAAAACGGGAAGAAAGTGCAGGGGGAAGGACAAATGGCGAAGGGAAGGTTTTTACGTAATTTCGGTCATGATCGACGTCCGACGAGTGTGGGACGGCACTCGTGCGGCCATCG
Above is a genomic segment from Musa acuminata AAA Group cultivar baxijiao chromosome BXJ3-4, Cavendish_Baxijiao_AAA, whole genome shotgun sequence containing:
- the LOC135635178 gene encoding uncharacterized protein LOC135635178, giving the protein MAGMDPSKYAHSPAHKAVLARDYAGLKRVLAALPRLADPSSIRTEAASFAEEEKAEAISAVVDRRDVPDRETPLHLAVRLGDAAAVEMLMAAGADYSLQNEQGWSALQEAICAREENLAKIIIRHYQLLAWAKWCRRLPRVVATMRRMRDFYMEITFHFESSVIPFISRIAPSDTYKIWKRGSNLRADMTLAGFDGFRIQRSDQSILFLGDGSEDGKVPPGSLCVISHKDKVVMSALNGAGTPPTEAEVQQEVAAMSQTNIFRPGIDVTHAVLLPQLTWRRQERSEMVGPWKAKVYEMHHVMVSMKSRQVPGAMTDEEFFSACDDNDTESEEFEDVLTEEERKQLESALKVKSPDMLDQVHSDAYVARRHSCNEPRERAVEDACSSSSSRNSENRQDRRSWFGNWGKRGSNHNQDGQRKAVPPSVILVDSPPGHQSRPERRSIEVVKRPATSKESEYRKGLRPILWLSPDFPLQTEELLPLLDILANKVKAIRRLRDLLTTKLPPGTFPVKVAIPVVPTIRVLVTFSKFEELQPLEEFWTPPSSPESKTPETQASSSWIQWIKAPYRQAYAASPGPGSRVEDVQDPFGIPPDYTWTTAEARRKKTQEGTSKSKQVKGRNR
- the LOC103981016 gene encoding histone-lysine N-methyltransferase family member SUVH2, translated to MTPSSPPPAPFPDLNLNLAPFPKVEPKPEPPDHHPALPGPIGLLDPLHSTSGPSPSPNHDAVDDERAALFAEYLRLARLFAAAAASGDDHHHLSLVTAPTLAPTRAANSSAVVARKKRKIRSADMVRASTLGLRDRLYFRDVVRRTRSTFDSLRSLLLRDENKGDAFEAIWGKRSRADLKAATLMGDRDLWLNRDRRIIGAIPGITIGDVFFFRMELCVLGLHGQSQAGIDYVPASRSSTGEPIATSIIVSGGYEDDEDSGLVLVYTGHGGRGPSMFKHCTDQKLEGGNLALERSMKYGIEIRVIRGIKSNRSPIGKIYVYDGLYKIVNCWMDVGKSGFGIYKYKLLRIEGQEEMGSGILKLAEDLKVNPLSMRPAGYLSLDISMGKEKFPVSLFNDIDDDREPLLFEYLTSPVFPVEAFQGKANADAGNGCECISNCSASCYCAQKNGGEFAYGRHGILSRGKPLIYECGTLCQCPPNCPNRVSQKGVRHQLEVFRSKETGWGVRSLDLIQAGEFVCEFSGIVLTRQQTEILSTKGHCLVHPGQFPGRWVEWGDISDVLPNYVSPNFPCLPGLNFSIDVSRSRNVACYLSHSCSPNVFVQYVLFDHNNVLYPHVMIFAMENIPPLRELSVDYGIGDEPVGKLTM